The genomic segment TGGGGGAAAgaacttttcaataaattttcaaacacactttcaataagtggtgctcagaTAATGTTTATCCAGAGGAAGAGAAGTGAAAGTGGGCCCTTACATTAAAACCACACAAGTCAATTTCAGTAGACTGAAGACCCAAGTGTGAAGCAAAAACATACAGCTTTTGGAGGATGACATAGGAGGCCATCTTCATGGTTTCAAAGCAGGGGATGATTTCTTAAATTTGCCTACATTAAAAGAGTTGAAATGGCAACATAAATACTGGAAGAAGCTATTTTTAACGTGTCTGATCAAAGTACTAGCATCCAAACTATGTAACAGACAcccacaaatcaataagaaaaagtcaGAAAACCCAAAGCAACACACTACCAACACAAGCAAACCAAACCCAGTAAGTCCTTTCAGGCTgggcctctcctgctctctcacaACATGGGAAACTAGGCTTTTCGGTTTCCTacatttagggaattccctggtggtccaggggttgggactctgtgctttcactgccgtgggcctgggttcagtccctgggcagggaactaagatcccgcaagccatgcagtgcagcctcaccaaagaaaataaaaattaaaaaaacaaaaaaacagagttccttaaatttatttattatatttgttttttggctatgttgctgtgagcaggctttttctagttgcggagagcaggttctactcttcgctgcggtgcgagggcttcttattgtggtggcttctcttgttgtggagcacaggctctaggagtgtgggcttcagtagttgtggcccacgggctcagcagttgtggctctcgggctctagggcacagcttcagcagttgtagctctCAGGATTCGttcctccacggcatgtgggatcttccctgaccagggatcgaacctgtatcccctgcatcagcaggcggattcttaaccactgcaccaccagggaagtcctgagttcCTTAATTTTAATGTGAACAGCTTTGAGACTCCCTGGGCATCAGGCACTGAGGTATGTACTGATGGATAGAAAGATGAAGAAATCTTAGCCTCTGCTCTCAGGAGCTCACATTCTAAGCGGCAAGACCAACGGGGAGTGTAGGCAGAATGGCAGATAGAGCCAAAGGAATACACTTAGTGCTTCATGAAAATGCAGAGGGAGGAGCAATTCGCTTCAACCCCAGGAAGAAGACAGAACCAAAGAAAGCTTCATAGGAAGGTGACCTTGTCAGGACCTTGAAGGTATGTCACATATAAGAGACCGCAGGATTAGTAGGGAATGAAAACCCAGAGCTGGGCTTGTTTGATGAGTGTGATGGAAGCCActccagaagaggaaacaaaagagatGGCCTCATCCACGCCATCAAATCGTTGGCCAATCACTTATCAAGACAGTAGAACCACTGGCAGGTGCCACAACCTGATACCCAGCGGCTCTTTGGAAAGTATCTTCTCAGCGGTTCCGAATCTCTGCGTGGTTCTTGGGCACAGCCACGTACCGAAGTTTCCTGAGTAAAGGTGGTCTCCGCAGCATCTGCTCGTCCCACAGGTACTCGGGGGACAGCACCTTGCTGGGCTTGTGGTACAGCAGGTACCTGTTCAGGTGGCTCTCGTCGTGCCACACGGCCTCGATGCCGTGGGCCTGGTCAGCCATCATCGCCTGGTGACAGGCCGTGGTGAGCCGGTAAACCTCAGGGACCGACCCCCCAAAAAAGCCTCCCGCATAGTAAAAATCACCCTCATCTCTCGGAATGTAGGCCTGAGACAAGGGGCGGCGTTCATAGGTGAAGGACTGGCGATCGGCTCTGTAGAAGCCAGGATGGAGGGTCCCAAAGAGCGGGGCCAGGATCTCCACGCCCACACGGTCGCTGAACTTCATGTCCACGTCCAGGCACACGAGGTAGTCGACCTCGCGGAAGAAGCGCTGCTGGGAGAAGTTGCTGATCATCTCCATTCGGTGCATGGATACGTCCTGCCAGCGCTTGTAGTTTCGGACCTCGAGGACCACCAcctgcctcccttcctggagGGAGATCTGAGGCACATCCGCCGGCCGGTCCGTGAAGACGTAGTAGTTGACCTTGTGCCCCACCATGAAGTGCTTCTCGGCTGTCTCCAGGAACAGCTTCAGGAAGACCACATATCTAAACCCagcaagccccccacccccaggaaagaGAGGGTGGGTGttcacagaatccaacagcagcAAAATAAGAGACTTGGGCAACCACAGTTTATAAAACCTTAGCCataccttgaggacattatgctaagtgaactaagccaacCACCGGGAGTCAAGTGCTATACGACTCCACTTGTATGAGGGACCCAGAATCGGCAAATTCAGACACCCAGAAGAtagaaaggtggttgccagggacgggggggagggggaatggggagtgaggGTTTTGTGGGCACAGGGctgcagttttgcaagatgagaagAGTTTAGGAGAgggatagtggtgatggctgcacaagaGTGGGGAACACGCCTCAACTTCACACATAacaatagttaagatggtaaatttcctGTCATGTGCATTTTACCAaaattaataacaacaacagaaagcaCTGTACCACTCTCCTAGCTAAAGACAAGGTGCCCCAACTGCATAGTGAGAGGAGGATTCAGATTTCCTGGTATTGAGCGAGTATTCTCAACCATAAGATACTTTATTAATCCACCATGTTGGCAAAACTCCAGATGACAGATATCTCCCAGCTCAGGACCCTCCAATGGCtccttgtcttttttcatttaattgaggtgtagttgatttgcaatgttatcTTAGTTTCAGGAGTATAACATagtctttcaaaatttttatacgttatactccatttagagttattGTAAAACATTGGCTGTGTTCCCTGTGGTGCTcgatacaaataaaacaaataaaagaatatgatggtcacgtgcaaaagaatgaaaatagacccCTAACTTACACAACACAGAAAGATTAACTTGAAATGGCTTGAGGACCTATATGTAAGACCTAAAGTGCAGAAGCaaagaataaacaagtgagactacatcaaatgaaaagcttctgcacagcaagagaa from the Hippopotamus amphibius kiboko isolate mHipAmp2 chromosome 2, mHipAmp2.hap2, whole genome shotgun sequence genome contains:
- the ABO gene encoding histo-blood group ABO system transferase, which codes for MEASPGPRLEPPTFVLQEEEEQRQLGRRGLADRPKRAEVNCGRVIQGSGTPALSDPGFLSTESWGRSTKRGLCLVLLFAALLGFYSNIFHLTPGRQREESQSTPSAALGTLFSSLSEGDGYLDTCRIPEVPRLLYPKAQLLKPTRVDVLVMTPWFAPIVWDGTFDPAILDAQFRSTTIGLTVFAIKKYVVFLKLFLETAEKHFMVGHKVNYYVFTDRPADVPQISLQEGRQVVVLEVRNYKRWQDVSMHRMEMISNFSQQRFFREVDYLVCLDVDMKFSDRVGVEILAPLFGTLHPGFYRADRQSFTYERRPLSQAYIPRDEGDFYYAGGFFGGSVPEVYRLTTACHQAMMADQAHGIEAVWHDESHLNRYLLYHKPSKVLSPEYLWDEQMLRRPPLLRKLRYVAVPKNHAEIRNR